In the Afipia sp. GAS231 genome, CGAAATAGCTGCTGATATCGCAGGCGCGGAATTGATGCCGTGGTGGCGCGTCTGTAAGAAGACAGGGCACCCACTGGAAAGCAGGAGAAGCGCCGTGGCCGACAATTCAACGGGACGGCCGGGGCCGCAAGGCAAGCCCGGACCGCAGGGGCCGCGCGGGCCGGCCGGCGAACCCGGAAAGCCCGGCCTGCACGGCAATCCCGGCCGGCCCGGCTCCGAAGGCCCGCGCGGCAAACCTGGTTCTAATGGAAAGCCCGGCCCCAACGGAAAGCCGGGAGCCCCCGGCAAGCGTGGCGAGCCAGGTCCGCAAGGCAAGCCGGGTGCGCGCGGCGAGGCTGGCCCGCAAGGCCCCGCCGGTGCGGCTGGTCTCGCCGGTCCGCGCGGCGAACCCGGCTCGCGCGGCGAACCCGGTTCGCGCGGCGAACCGGGTCCGGCGGGCGCGCTGCCCTCGATCGAACAGGTGATGCCCTGGCTGCATCTGATCTTCGATGCCTGGGAAGAGCATCGGCAAAAGCGCGCGCAGGAAGCCGCCGAACGCGAGCAGGCGGCGGCGGAGCTTGAGCAGGTGGCGGCAGAACTCGCGGCTCAAGAAGCGGCGGCTGCTGACGAAGACGACGACGGCGATGACGACGATCGCAAGAAGAAGCACAAGCGCAAGCATCGCAAGGACAAGAAGTAGACGCCCGCTAACCGCAGGTGCGCAGGATGGGTGGAGCGAAGCGATACCCATCATTTCCTTGCGCGCCGATTGATGGGTATCGCGGAGTTTATCATCGGGCCGGCTAAAGGCCGGACCCGATGGCTCCACCCATCCACAAACTACGAATTGAAGCCCGGAAGGTCGACCACCAGCCTTCCCTTGGCGGTGCAATCTCGCAAGCTTGCATACGCGTCCAGAACCGTGTCGAGCGTGAAGTGTCTCGGATCAAGCCGGGGCACGATCTTTCCGGCCTCTATCATTTCGGTCGCCTGGCGCAGGATTTCTCCATGATGCGATCGGCCCTTGCCGGTCAGCATCGGCAGCAGGGTGAACACGCCGGAATAGGTCGCCGCGCGGAACGACAATGGTGCCAACGCGTGGGTGCCCCAGCCGAGCGCGCTGACGACGTGACCGAACTGCGCCACGGCGTTGAAGGATGCATCCAGCACCGCGCCGCCGACGGTGTCGTAGACCAGATCAAAACCCTGGCCGGCGGTGTGTTCGGCGACGTAGTCGGTCACCGCTGTTGTCTTGTCGATGAAGGTGGCACCGATTCGCTCGATATAGGCCTTGTCGCTGGACGAACCCGTCGCGAACACCCGCGCGCCGAGTGCGCGTGCGATCTGGACCGCGACATGCCCGACGCCGCCGGCACCGCCCTGGATCAGGACGGACTGTCCGGACCGAACCTGCGCGCGATCGATCAGGCCTTCCCA is a window encoding:
- a CDS encoding collagen-like protein gives rise to the protein MADNSTGRPGPQGKPGPQGPRGPAGEPGKPGLHGNPGRPGSEGPRGKPGSNGKPGPNGKPGAPGKRGEPGPQGKPGARGEAGPQGPAGAAGLAGPRGEPGSRGEPGSRGEPGPAGALPSIEQVMPWLHLIFDAWEEHRQKRAQEAAEREQAAAELEQVAAELAAQEAAAADEDDDGDDDDRKKKHKRKHRKDKK
- a CDS encoding zinc-dependent alcohol dehydrogenase family protein, which encodes MATNDTMQAAILDAPNAPFRVAAMARPSPEAGQVLVRIVASGVTPLDTKIHAGQAAHARHPLPNILGMDMAGIVEATGAGVSGFRRGDEVYGLTGGIGGLQGSLAQYAAVDADLLAAKPANLTMREAASLPLNIITVWEGLIDRAQVRSGQSVLIQGGAGGVGHVAVQIARALGARVFATGSSSDKAYIERIGATFIDKTTAVTDYVAEHTAGQGFDLVYDTVGGAVLDASFNAVAQFGHVVSALGWGTHALAPLSFRAATYSGVFTLLPMLTGKGRSHHGEILRQATEMIEAGKIVPRLDPRHFTLDTVLDAYASLRDCTAKGRLVVDLPGFNS